A genomic window from Acinetobacter lwoffii includes:
- a CDS encoding MAPEG family protein: MHSISGVIYLILAACLLPYVFTLIAKKSAGFSSKDNQNPRAFLEKSSGLASRANAAQQNSFESLPLFIAAILMAEYLVISQDLVMIFGVAYLVFRVLYGICYLANWATLRSIVWLLSMLCPVTLLLLIIKLV, from the coding sequence ATGCACAGCATTAGTGGGGTTATTTATCTCATTTTGGCCGCTTGTCTTTTGCCTTATGTGTTTACATTGATTGCAAAAAAATCAGCAGGCTTCAGCAGCAAAGACAATCAGAATCCACGGGCATTTTTAGAAAAGTCTTCAGGCTTGGCCAGTCGCGCCAATGCTGCCCAGCAGAATAGCTTTGAAAGTTTGCCACTCTTTATTGCTGCGATCTTGATGGCAGAGTACCTGGTGATATCACAAGATTTGGTCATGATTTTTGGTGTGGCTTATCTGGTTTTTCGTGTGTTGTACGGAATCTGCTATCTGGCCAACTGGGCGACTTTACGCTCTATCGTATGGTTGCTCTCGATGTTATGTCCTGTGACCTTATTGCTGCTGATCATCAAGTTGGTTTAA
- the ppa gene encoding inorganic diphosphatase, giving the protein MSYSNIPAGKDAPNDIYVIIEIPANAAPIKYEIDKDSDALFVDRFMGTAMFYPANYGYVPNTLSLDGDPLDVLVVTPHPVEPGSVIRCRPVGKLNMEDDGGVDAKLVAVPHDKLTPIYKDVQEYTDLPPLLISQIEHFFQHYKDLEPGKWVKLSGWEGADVAKQEVLDSIAAYAEAHK; this is encoded by the coding sequence ATGAGCTACAGCAATATCCCAGCGGGTAAAGATGCGCCAAACGATATCTATGTGATCATCGAAATTCCTGCAAATGCAGCACCAATCAAATACGAAATCGATAAAGATTCTGATGCGTTATTTGTAGACCGTTTCATGGGTACAGCAATGTTCTACCCAGCAAACTACGGTTATGTACCAAACACACTATCGCTTGATGGTGATCCATTAGACGTACTGGTTGTAACGCCTCATCCAGTAGAGCCAGGTTCTGTGATTCGTTGCCGTCCTGTCGGTAAATTGAACATGGAAGATGACGGTGGTGTTGATGCGAAACTGGTTGCAGTTCCACATGACAAACTGACTCCAATCTACAAAGATGTTCAGGAATATACTGATCTTCCTCCATTGTTGATTAGCCAGATCGAACATTTCTTCCAGCACTACAAAGATTTAGAGCCAGGAAAATGGGTCAAGCTCAGTGGTTGGGAAGGTGCTGATGTTGCGAAACAAGAAGTACTGGACTCAATTGCTGCT